The genomic DNA TGTAATAGCCTGGGGAGCTTCCTTTATAGAAGCGGGGAAAGTGAGTCCTATGTGGTTAGTCGTTACTTACTTTTTCCATACCGTCGGTGAATTGTGTCTGAGCCCGGTTGGATTGAGCAGTATCACGAAACTTTCACCGGATCGTCTTGTCGGCCAGATGATGGGAACCTGGTTTATGGGCGCCGCGTTGGGCAACCTGATTGCAGGCCTTGTCGCTGGTTACATTGAAAAGCTGCCGCAAAATGAATTGTACGCAGTGGTTGCCGCTATTGTTATGGTATCTGGTTTTATGTTCTTGCTACTTCAAAAACCGATAAACAAGCTTTCCTGCGGTATAAAATAAGATTAATTTACAAAAGTTGTCGTTGGCGAATTGGAAAAATTATTTTACTTCTAATTCGCCGACGGCTTCAATTTTGTTACCCTTTAAAAAATTTATTCCCTGACAAAATTTAGTATTTATTATTAAAAACGATTTCTTTTGTAAGTACTAATGTAATTATGATAGCTAAAATTATTCAAGTCGGTAATTTTCGCGGTATCCGAATTCCAAAAACACTACTGGAACAAACTGGTTTTTCCGACGAGGTAGAGTTAGAGGTCAAAAATAATTATATCATTATTAAACCTGCTCAAAAACCCCGTAAGGGTTGGCAAGATAAATTTCAGACTATGGCAAAAAAAAGTGACGATGATTTAATGGATTCAAGTGAATTAACTCGCTTGAATCCCTGGAATGATGAGGAATGGGAATGGTAGATGCAAGTATCAAGATTTGAGTTTATTAAATCAATCTTGATCCTACCAAAGGGAAGAGAAATAAAAAAAACCGCCCTTGTTTAATAATTTTACCGAATGAAATGAACCATTATATTAGCACAATCGTTATTGCACCAATGACCACAAAAATACATGGTTATCCTTCCCGGGTCAAATGCAAATTTTCCGGCAAAGATTGCCAAATCGTTTTAGATCAAATCAGGTCTGTTTATAAATCTCGCTTAATCAAAAAGATAGGGAAAATAAAAAATAAAACCCAGATTACGGTTTTAGAAATTTTACAAGAGATGTTTGCCTGGTAAATTATTTGTTTAATTCATGAGTTCATTCTAAAAAGGTGGGATACCGATTCCATCGCTCTCATAAGTATTTGTTTTTATGTAACATTGCTTTTGGAAAAAGCGATTGCATCGGTTTTTAGAGTAGACTCATTCATCGAATTCAAATTCTTATGTGGAAAATTAGAGGCAAAGAATTAGCGCAAAAATTCAATCAAAGGAAAATATTTGATAATATTTCCTTTGAAATTAGAAGCGGCGAATCAATAGCGATCACAGGTGCCAACGGCTCAGGCAAAACGACGCTGCTACGGATCATCAGTCAACTGTTGCGACCGAGTGCCGGGAAAATTACTTTCCATGAAAACCAGGTTGAGATAAAAAGAGAGAAGCTCTATGTAGCTATTGGGCTTGTTGGCCCTTATCTGCAATTATATAATCAGCTTACTGCGCTAGAGAACTATTCATTCTTCCGCAGAATCCGGGGTTTGCCTGCTAATATCCCCCACTTCAAAAAACTGATGAGCAGAGTCGGATTGGCTGGTAGAGAAGCAGACGAACTAAGGAATTATTCTTCCGGAATGCTGCAAAGAATGAAATACGTATGTGCATTACTTCACGAACCGGAAATTCTTTTGGTTGATGAACCAACGTCTAATTTGGATGAAGCTGGCTCTCAAATAGTTTTCGAAATTATGGAGCAGCAAAAGAAAAACAAAATATTGATTTTAGCGACCAACAATAAAGACGAGGTAAAATTTGGCGACAGTACAATCGAGCTTACTGTATAAAGCCTGGATCGTTTTTCAAAAAGATATTCAGTTAGAATTACGTACCCGGTATTCCATCAATGCTTTTCTCTTGTTTGCGATAACTTCATTAGTCGTTGTTAGTTTTGCAATCGGTCCCGGCGCTTTATCGGAAAAATTTTTATCAGCTTTGTTGTGGATTATCCTCTTTTTTGCTTCAATTTCAAGCCTATCTCATATTTTTGTTAGAGAAGAAGAACAGCAAACAGCAGATACGTTGAAACTAGTTGCGCCACCACCGGCAATATTTTTGGGGAAATGGTTGTTTAATTTAGTATTGCTGTTTGGATTACAATTGGTAACCATACCCTTATTTTTGATATTTATGAATGTAACTGTACGGAATTTTC from candidate division KSB1 bacterium includes the following:
- a CDS encoding AbrB/MazE/SpoVT family DNA-binding domain-containing protein is translated as MIAKIIQVGNFRGIRIPKTLLEQTGFSDEVELEVKNNYIIIKPAQKPRKGWQDKFQTMAKKSDDDLMDSSELTRLNPWNDEEWEW
- a CDS encoding heme exporter protein CcmB codes for the protein MATVQSSLLYKAWIVFQKDIQLELRTRYSINAFLLFAITSLVVVSFAIGPGALSEKFLSALLWIILFFASISSLSHIFVREEEQQTADTLKLVAPPPAIFLGKWLFNLVLLFGLQLVTIPLFLIFMNVTVRNFPIFICIILLGNLGLSTVATIIGAIISKSNAKGALFAVLAFPILFPILISAVNGTFLAFNGNPFFDCITDLQVLFSFAGAIFIASMLLFEYV
- a CDS encoding ABC transporter ATP-binding protein; this translates as MWKIRGKELAQKFNQRKIFDNISFEIRSGESIAITGANGSGKTTLLRIISQLLRPSAGKITFHENQVEIKREKLYVAIGLVGPYLQLYNQLTALENYSFFRRIRGLPANIPHFKKLMSRVGLAGREADELRNYSSGMLQRMKYVCALLHEPEILLVDEPTSNLDEAGSQIVFEIMEQQKKNKILILATNNKDEVKFGDSTIELTV